One Bos indicus isolate NIAB-ARS_2022 breed Sahiwal x Tharparkar chromosome 10, NIAB-ARS_B.indTharparkar_mat_pri_1.0, whole genome shotgun sequence DNA window includes the following coding sequences:
- the LOC139185399 gene encoding small ubiquitin-related modifier 1-like: MEHRHESVNPEVKCCCMETPGEASVTRSDQEAKPSTEDLTGKKEGEYIKLKVTGQESSEIHFQVKMMTHFKKLKESHCQRQGAPVNSPRFLFEGQDNHTPKELGMEEEDVIKVFQEQRGSFNSLHSFFFSFP; this comes from the coding sequence ATGGAGCACAGACATGAATCTGTAAACCCTGAAGTGAAGTGCTGCTGTATGGAGACCCCTGGGGAAGCTTCTGTCACCAGGTCTGACCAGGAGGCAAAACCTTCAACTGAGGATTTGACAGGTAAGAAGGAAGGAGAATATATTAAACTCAAGGTCACTGGACAAGAGAGCAGTGAGATTCACTTCCAAGTGAAAATGATGACACATTTCAAGAAACTCAAAGAATCACACTGTCAAAGACAAGGAGCTCCTGTGAATTCACCCAGGTTTCTCTTTGAAGGTCAGGATAATCACACTCCAAAAGAACTGGGAATGGAGGAAGAAGATGTGATTAAAGTTTTTCAGGAACAAAGAGGGTCATTCAAcagtttacattctttttttttttcttttccttaa